The following are from one region of the Littorina saxatilis isolate snail1 linkage group LG4, US_GU_Lsax_2.0, whole genome shotgun sequence genome:
- the LOC138963647 gene encoding sialin-like, whose amino-acid sequence MNGSCAKDREAECQPLEKTSSVQELKYFTRRWVLAYLMCVVRVCQTALRQCIGMAIVCMTNKETDVVTPLTSLNDTGVGNVTEVYDDTNKQTRSLGSEFRWSSSFEGHVLVAYYYGFLLTIMIAGYVDRSLGSVRTIAVGMAGGGVVNLLTPLLTRQHPYLLVTLRVLAGCANGLIDPAMHTLWSNWAPVSERGQLTAVEYAGNGFGGIMTFLVSALLCKIPVDRGWPFVFYFYGVVSLLFTLLWLLLARNSPETHPAITKTELSFIITGRSKLSDTKTKTPWLKIMSSGAVWAIIVAHASFSWVYSWILAYLPMYMKDVLHYTVAQNGVLSSLPFLGKLVMGILAGYLADMLLRRRFSIALVRKSFQMAGSIGCALPLLVISFLSHKERVLAVALLITSVSLQNLTGVAYRINSLDIAPRYAGFLMSLTSTIACALTLTAPYVTSALLVNKTREEWQTVLYIVTAVSVLGGVVFLACAKGDVQAWAVDNEITIHVEAGSTTDTIFPSDKNVVENGSSMSLSEPLCEQTDRVDCPGKSDTLV is encoded by the exons ATGAACGGTTCTTGCGCAAAGGACAGAGAGGCAGAATGTCAACCATTAGAGAAAACGAGCAGCGTGCAGGAACTGAAGTACTTCACTCGCAGATGGGTGTTGGCGTATTTGATGTGCGTAGTGCGTGTTTGCCAGACGGCGTTACGCCAGTGCATTGGGATGGCCATCGTGTGTAtgacaaacaaagaaactgaTGTCGTCACCCCACTGACGTCGCTCAATGACACAGGCGTTGGAAACGTCACCGAAGTGTACGACGACACAAATAAG CAAACACGCTCGCTGGGAAGCGAGTTCCGCTGGAGTTCTTCTTTCGAGGGTCACGTACTGGTAGCCTACTACTACGGGTTCCTGCTGACCATAATGATAGCGGGCTACGTGGACAGGAGCCTGGGGTCAGTACGCACCATCGCTGTGGGCATGGCGGGAGGAGGAGTGGTCAACCTGCTGACCCCCCTGTTGACCAGGCAGCACCCCTACCTGCTGGTCACCCTCAGAGTGCTGGCTGGCTGTGCTAAC GGATTAATTGATCCGGCCATGCACACGCTATGGTCAAACTGGGCGCCTGTGTCCGAGAGAGGTCAGCTGACTGCAGTGGAATACGCGG GCAATGGCTTCGGGGGCATCATGACGTTCCTGGTCTCAGCGCTGCTGTGCAAGATCCCCGTGGACCGGGGCTGGCCCTTCGTCTTCTACTTCTACGGCGTGGTCAGCCTGCTCTTCACGCTGCTGTGGCTGCTGCTGGCCCGGAACAGTCCCGAGACGCACCCCGCCATCACTAAGACAGAGCTAAGCTTCATCATCACCGGCCGCTCTAAGCTCTCAGACACCAAG ACAAAAACTCCGTGGTTGAAGATCATGAGTTCAGGGGCGGTGTGGGCGATCATCGTGGCGCACGCGTCCTTCTCCTGGGTCTACTCCTGGATCCTGGCTTATCTCCCCATGTACATGAAGGACGTCCTGCACTATACTGTAGCGCAG AATGGCGTACTGTCTTCTCTACCATTCCTGGGCAAATTGGTGATGGGAATTCTTGCTGGTTACCTTGCCGACATGTTGCTACGGCGCCGCTTCTCTATCGCTCTTGTCAGGAAATCATTCCAGATGGCTG GGAGTATCGGGTGTGCACTGCCTCTGCTGGTCATCAGTTTTCTGTCTCACAAGGAGAGGGTGTTGGCGGTGGCACTTCTCATCACCAGCGTGTCCTTGCAGAACCTCACCGGTGTCGCCTACAGAATCAACTCCCTCGATATAGCACCCAG ATACGCAGGTTTTTTGATGAGCTTGACGTCAACAATAGCATGTGCTCTGACGTTGACAGCACCTTACGTCACTTCTGCCTTGCTCGTCAAT aaaacACGAGAGGAATGGCAAACCGTGCTTTACATTGTTACTGCAGTCAGTGTGTTAGGGGGGGTGGTTTTTCTCGCCTGCGCCAAAGGCGATGTCCAGGCATGGGCAGTTGACAACGAAATTACTATTCACGTTGAGGCTGGTAGCACAACTGATACGATTTTTCCCAGTGACAAGAACGTCGTCGAAAACGGCAGCAGCATGTCACTGTCTGAACCGTTGTGTGAACAGACTGATAGGGTGGACTGTCCAGGCAAGAGTGATACCCTAGTGTAG